A part of Isachenkonia alkalipeptolytica genomic DNA contains:
- a CDS encoding HAMP domain-containing sensor histidine kinase: MLRKIGVKLALMFIAIIILSSGLSFLASTVVSPNVPGELRRNHGEIANALRELEDKTALTTEEMIEITSTSMHQVRPREIGELSLGEEARETLERGETIYRRDGKIFGLKAYTLIRGEVLEIGLQPDSSLFTFTALRVWDALVFYIAIGIILTMVLTRRVVRPILRLTEATRSVAQGNFDTQLEVRSRDEIGLLTKNFNRMVRELQNMEVLRKDFINNVSHEFKTPMASIKGFANLLKDPEMTEEERRDYLDIIVYETDRLAHLSSNLLKLSKLENQEIPEIAETFSLDEQIRRAVLLLEERWQEKDLSFQIDMEKMTFRGSEELMQQVWLNLLGNAIKFSKPDTEVTIRGEVRDNRFIIEIRDQGYGMTEDTANRLFEKFYQGSTDHSSEGSGLGLPLVKRIIEIHSGKITVDSKIGEGSTFIIDIPKEQEEN; encoded by the coding sequence ATGTTAAGAAAAATCGGCGTCAAACTGGCTCTGATGTTCATTGCTATTATAATTCTCTCCTCAGGGCTTTCTTTTTTAGCCTCCACCGTGGTTTCCCCCAACGTTCCCGGAGAACTTCGGCGTAATCACGGAGAAATTGCCAATGCCCTGAGGGAACTGGAGGATAAAACCGCTCTGACCACGGAAGAGATGATCGAGATCACCTCCACCTCCATGCACCAGGTCCGCCCCCGGGAAATCGGCGAACTTTCCCTAGGGGAAGAAGCGCGGGAAACTCTGGAAAGGGGAGAGACCATCTACCGAAGAGACGGAAAGATCTTCGGATTGAAAGCCTACACCCTGATCCGGGGAGAGGTGCTGGAAATCGGACTGCAACCCGACAGCTCCCTGTTCACCTTTACCGCCCTTCGGGTCTGGGACGCCTTGGTGTTTTACATCGCCATCGGGATCATTCTCACCATGGTACTGACCCGACGGGTAGTGCGGCCGATCCTTCGTCTGACGGAAGCCACCCGCAGTGTGGCCCAGGGAAATTTCGACACCCAATTGGAGGTTCGAAGCAGGGATGAAATCGGTCTGTTGACGAAAAACTTCAATCGTATGGTCCGGGAGCTTCAAAACATGGAGGTTCTCCGAAAGGACTTTATCAATAATGTATCCCATGAATTCAAAACACCCATGGCCTCCATCAAAGGCTTCGCCAACCTCTTGAAGGATCCGGAGATGACCGAGGAGGAGCGCCGGGACTACCTGGACATCATCGTCTACGAAACCGATCGCCTGGCCCATTTATCCTCGAATCTGCTGAAGCTTTCCAAACTGGAGAACCAGGAGATTCCCGAAATAGCGGAAACCTTCTCCCTGGACGAACAGATTCGAAGAGCGGTCCTGCTGTTGGAAGAACGATGGCAGGAAAAAGATTTGAGTTTTCAGATCGATATGGAGAAAATGACTTTTCGGGGCAGTGAAGAGCTGATGCAGCAGGTATGGCTGAATCTCCTGGGAAATGCTATTAAATTCTCGAAACCGGACACCGAAGTAACGATTCGGGGAGAGGTGCGGGACAACCGATTCATCATTGAAATTCGAGACCAGGGCTACGGTATGACGGAAGATACGGCGAATAGACTTTTTGAAAAATTCTACCAGGGAAGCACCGACCACAGTAGCGAAGGCAGCGGCCTGGGACTTCCCCTAGTGAAGCGGATCATCGAAATTCACAGCGGGAAAATCACCGTGGACAGCAAAATCGGGGAAGGCAGTACCTTTATCATTGATATTCCAAAAGAGCAGGAGGAGAATTAA
- a CDS encoding GTP pyrophosphokinase encodes MENLEAQKTFFLGTDVCDNEGKKLLKLYEFALYQMKTRVQTLQEELAGGNSYNPIEHVKSRLKTWQSVIDKCERKGVALNRENIHRYVQDVAGVRLICSFRSDIYRLAGMLMQHPDLEVIEYKDYIENPKPNGYQSFHLVLQVPVFLTDRIERIPVEVQIRTVAMDFWASLEHKIYYKQNLRNVPESLTKDLQEAAEQITALDEKMENIFKNMQDLKILNFDD; translated from the coding sequence ATGGAGAATCTGGAAGCACAAAAGACTTTTTTTCTGGGAACCGACGTCTGTGACAATGAGGGGAAAAAGCTCTTAAAGCTATACGAATTTGCCCTGTATCAAATGAAAACCCGGGTGCAAACTCTCCAGGAGGAGCTCGCCGGGGGAAACAGTTACAACCCGATAGAACATGTGAAAAGCCGTTTGAAAACCTGGCAAAGCGTGATCGACAAATGTGAGCGTAAAGGAGTGGCCCTGAACCGGGAAAACATTCACCGCTACGTCCAGGATGTGGCCGGAGTTCGCCTGATCTGCTCCTTTCGGTCGGATATTTACCGGCTGGCGGGGATGCTGATGCAGCATCCGGACCTGGAGGTTATCGAATACAAGGATTATATCGAAAATCCCAAACCCAACGGCTACCAAAGCTTTCATCTGGTTCTGCAGGTTCCCGTATTCCTTACGGACCGTATCGAGCGGATCCCTGTAGAGGTGCAAATTCGTACCGTGGCCATGGACTTTTGGGCCAGCCTGGAGCATAAAATCTACTACAAGCAAAATCTCAGAAACGTACCGGAGTCCCTGACCAAGGATCTACAGGAGGCGGCGGAGCAGATTACCGCCCTGGACGAAAAAATGGAAAATATCTTTAAGAATATGCAGGATTTAAAGATTTTAAACTTTGATGACTGA
- a CDS encoding PIN/TRAM domain-containing protein, whose protein sequence is MFSKIARWIITVLGGVTGLIIFYYSRRYFDQNFEGLQSGILASLIAFILSALIIYALAPKIIALGRKLIRKIEGEFSKIPTVDIVLGTVGLLAGLTVTYFISRLLLNIPFPLLGEGLTLIAAIFLGYLGIRLATQRGQDLLTIGRTEKQEPEEKVVKKPEVPTGGATPKILDTSVIIDGRIYDIAKTQFLEGPIVVPEFVLKELRHVADSSDSLKRNRGRRGLDVLNTMQKEPGIEVQILDHDFENDYEEALEVDVKLLKLAKQLSGKVITNDYNLNKVAEFQGVPVLNINELANAVKPVVIPGEDMKVEVIADGKEANQGLAYLDDGTMIVVENGKAYKGQDIEVSVTSVLQTAAGKMIFAKPRL, encoded by the coding sequence ATGTTCAGTAAAATTGCACGTTGGATCATTACGGTTCTGGGGGGAGTTACGGGACTTATAATTTTTTATTATAGCAGAAGATACTTTGATCAAAATTTTGAAGGACTTCAAAGCGGCATTCTGGCAAGTTTGATCGCATTCATTCTAAGCGCACTTATTATCTATGCCCTGGCTCCGAAAATCATCGCCCTGGGAAGAAAGCTGATACGAAAAATCGAAGGGGAATTTTCCAAAATTCCCACGGTGGATATTGTTCTTGGTACCGTCGGGCTTTTGGCAGGCCTAACGGTGACCTATTTTATCAGCCGCCTGCTCCTGAATATCCCCTTCCCGCTGTTGGGGGAAGGACTGACACTGATTGCCGCCATATTTCTCGGCTACCTGGGCATCCGCCTGGCCACTCAGCGGGGCCAGGATCTCTTAACCATCGGCAGGACGGAAAAGCAGGAGCCGGAAGAAAAGGTGGTCAAAAAACCGGAAGTTCCCACCGGTGGGGCGACGCCGAAAATTTTGGATACCTCGGTGATTATCGACGGAAGGATTTATGACATTGCCAAAACCCAATTTTTAGAAGGCCCCATTGTGGTGCCGGAGTTTGTACTCAAGGAACTTCGCCATGTGGCGGATTCTTCGGATTCTCTGAAACGAAACCGGGGAAGACGGGGACTGGATGTGCTGAACACCATGCAAAAAGAACCGGGAATTGAAGTGCAGATTCTGGATCATGATTTTGAAAACGATTACGAAGAAGCCTTAGAGGTGGATGTGAAGCTGTTAAAGCTTGCCAAGCAGCTTTCGGGAAAAGTCATCACCAATGATTACAACCTCAATAAGGTGGCGGAATTTCAAGGGGTTCCCGTCCTCAACATCAATGAGCTGGCCAATGCGGTCAAACCCGTGGTCATTCCCGGGGAAGACATGAAAGTGGAAGTGATCGCCGACGGAAAAGAGGCCAATCAGGGCCTTGCCTATTTAGACGACGGAACCATGATCGTGGTGGAAAACGGAAAAGCCTACAAGGGCCAGGATATCGAAGTGTCTGTCACCAGCGTCCTCCAAACCGCCGCCGGGAAAATGATTTTCGCCAAACCCCGGCTATAA
- a CDS encoding TetR/AcrR family transcriptional regulator, with product MPNATFFNIDEEKQEKIISAAMKEFSAETYSNASIARIIKKAGIPRGSFYQYFEGIEDLYRYVLQIIADEKMAYLNPVLTLMEEGETFEILKGLYRAGIQFAKDHPKYAGIGNQLFKEKKAVRDQVTEGLTEKSIAFYEMIFQRGRDRGDIDPKADIQTAAYMAHILNLNLADSVLEGKENQNLMDHVEEYYERVEKMLYIFQEGLQNKKA from the coding sequence TTGCCAAACGCGACGTTTTTTAATATCGACGAAGAAAAACAGGAAAAAATCATATCCGCCGCCATGAAGGAGTTCTCCGCTGAGACCTACAGCAACGCCAGCATTGCCAGGATCATTAAGAAGGCGGGCATTCCAAGGGGCAGTTTTTATCAGTACTTCGAGGGAATCGAAGATCTGTACCGCTATGTGCTGCAAATCATCGCTGATGAAAAAATGGCTTATTTGAACCCGGTACTTACCCTGATGGAGGAGGGGGAAACCTTTGAGATTTTAAAGGGGCTGTACCGGGCGGGGATCCAGTTTGCCAAGGATCATCCGAAGTACGCCGGCATCGGCAATCAGCTGTTTAAGGAAAAAAAGGCCGTCCGGGATCAGGTCACCGAAGGGCTGACGGAAAAAAGTATCGCCTTTTATGAAATGATCTTTCAACGGGGCCGGGACCGGGGAGACATCGATCCGAAGGCGGACATCCAAACCGCCGCCTATATGGCCCATATTTTAAATCTGAATCTGGCGGACAGCGTATTGGAAGGAAAGGAAAATCAAAATTTGATGGACCATGTGGAGGAGTATTATGAACGGGTGGAAAAAATGCTCTATATTTTTCAAGAGGGTTTGCAAAATAAAAAAGCTTAA
- a CDS encoding ABC transporter ATP-binding protein, with product MFKVENLHFTYPKNKEETIKGLDFEIQQGEIFGLLGPSGVGKSTTQKILIKILRDFDGSITYKGKNLKDYGRDFYEEIGVGFEVPVHFSKLTAMENLEFFMKLYKNHEAPEELLKKLGLYEDRNKKIAEFSRGMKIRMNFVKALLNKPKMLFLDEPTAGLDPKNARIIKNLIREYREQGGTVILTTHLMNDVEELCDRVAFMAEGKIVEINSPKNLKLQHGERQVEVEYEKEGKMENRVFSLDGLHEDEEFFQVVKNHRIITMHSKETTLDDIFIEITGGEHREKS from the coding sequence ATGTTTAAAGTGGAAAATTTACATTTCACCTATCCGAAGAACAAGGAGGAGACCATCAAGGGCCTGGATTTTGAGATTCAGCAGGGGGAGATTTTCGGCCTTTTAGGTCCCAGCGGCGTGGGGAAAAGTACCACCCAAAAGATTTTAATCAAAATCCTTCGGGACTTTGACGGCAGCATTACCTATAAGGGAAAAAACCTGAAGGACTACGGCCGGGATTTTTATGAGGAGATCGGCGTGGGCTTTGAGGTGCCCGTTCATTTCTCCAAGCTCACCGCCATGGAAAACCTGGAGTTTTTCATGAAGCTCTATAAAAACCATGAAGCTCCGGAGGAACTGCTGAAAAAGCTGGGGCTCTATGAGGACCGGAACAAAAAAATCGCGGAATTCTCCAGAGGGATGAAGATTCGCATGAACTTCGTCAAAGCCCTGCTCAACAAGCCGAAGATGCTGTTTTTGGATGAGCCCACCGCGGGACTGGATCCGAAAAATGCACGGATTATTAAAAATTTGATCCGGGAGTACCGGGAGCAGGGCGGCACCGTAATTCTTACCACCCATCTGATGAATGATGTGGAGGAGCTTTGTGACCGGGTGGCCTTCATGGCCGAGGGAAAAATCGTGGAAATCAACTCCCCGAAAAATTTGAAACTCCAGCACGGAGAACGTCAGGTGGAGGTGGAATATGAAAAGGAAGGGAAAATGGAAAACCGGGTTTTCTCCCTGGACGGACTCCATGAGGATGAGGAATTCTTCCAGGTGGTGAAAAATCACCGGATCATCACCATGCACTCCAAAGAAACCACTTTGGATGATATTTTCATTGAAATAACCGGGGGTGAGCACCGTGAGAAATCTTAA
- a CDS encoding fluoroquinolone export ABC transporter permease subunit, translating into MRNLKTLLIGELQRLQRYHIMAASLVVTVIWIGVLQFTDVDDVTNIFPLLLFLDATAMSITLIGVSMFFEREEHTLKGLFVAPITKEEYMISKIIGNIVSNLQTLVILYLYAWIFKEINLNIFLLVLYVIIISIFHSMIGFLLAYRSKSFTELLTGVIKYMFIFLIPVVLEQVGVITGDLMTNLLYVLPTKASLLLLNSTTNGVETWEVFYGIFYLIALSLLLAVVIRKGFETFVAKESGI; encoded by the coding sequence GTGAGAAATCTTAAGACCCTATTAATAGGAGAGCTTCAGCGACTGCAGCGTTACCATATCATGGCAGCCAGTTTGGTGGTGACGGTGATCTGGATCGGGGTTTTACAGTTTACCGATGTAGACGATGTAACCAACATTTTTCCCCTGCTGTTGTTTCTTGATGCCACCGCCATGTCCATTACCTTAATCGGCGTCAGCATGTTTTTTGAACGGGAGGAACACACCCTAAAGGGTCTGTTCGTTGCCCCGATCACCAAGGAAGAATACATGATTTCAAAGATTATCGGAAACATTGTCTCCAATCTTCAGACTTTGGTAATTCTTTATCTTTATGCATGGATCTTTAAGGAAATCAATCTGAATATTTTTCTATTGGTGCTTTATGTGATCATTATCAGTATTTTTCACTCCATGATCGGGTTCCTTCTGGCTTACCGTTCCAAGAGTTTTACGGAGCTGTTAACCGGGGTGATTAAGTATATGTTCATCTTTTTAATTCCCGTGGTATTAGAGCAGGTAGGGGTGATTACCGGGGATCTTATGACCAATCTGCTGTACGTCCTGCCTACTAAGGCCTCCCTGCTGCTACTAAATTCCACTACCAACGGGGTGGAAACTTGGGAAGTCTTTTACGGCATATTTTACCTGATCGCGCTGTCCCTACTGCTGGCAGTGGTTATTCGTAAAGGCTTTGAAACCTTCGTTGCAAAGGAGAGTGGTATCTGA
- a CDS encoding ABC transporter permease, protein MFTTFIGSEFKKWTRDSLTMFMVVYPIVFALIGRYLLPWADENTAFSLVLFGDFAMAALALLTPMIFGALMGFSILDDRDDGILSAIRVSPLSLGGFLAFRVVLVTLLAFMAGFLVMFVADFGPLTVGETVIIAAVNSLSAPITGFLINAFAGNKIEGFAVMKGTGTLMIFPVIALIFTDAKEFIFSFVPGFWPAKAISVLFRGEGVLNLSYEMYLIIGLFYVLVLNFVVYRIFVRRTRL, encoded by the coding sequence ATGTTTACAACCTTTATTGGAAGCGAGTTTAAAAAGTGGACCCGGGATTCCCTGACGATGTTTATGGTGGTCTATCCCATTGTTTTCGCATTGATCGGGCGGTATTTATTGCCCTGGGCCGATGAAAACACCGCTTTTTCCTTGGTTCTCTTCGGCGACTTTGCCATGGCGGCCCTGGCCCTGCTGACGCCCATGATCTTCGGGGCGCTGATGGGCTTTTCCATCCTGGATGATCGGGACGACGGAATTCTCTCTGCCATTCGGGTCTCTCCCTTAAGCCTGGGCGGTTTTTTGGCCTTTCGGGTGGTCCTGGTTACTTTACTGGCCTTTATGGCGGGATTTTTGGTGATGTTTGTGGCGGACTTCGGCCCCTTGACCGTGGGGGAGACGGTGATCATTGCCGCGGTGAATTCTCTTAGCGCACCGATCACCGGATTTTTGATCAATGCTTTTGCCGGTAATAAAATTGAGGGATTTGCGGTGATGAAGGGTACCGGAACCCTTATGATCTTCCCGGTGATCGCACTGATCTTTACCGACGCCAAGGAGTTTATATTCTCCTTCGTTCCCGGATTCTGGCCGGCAAAGGCGATCAGCGTCCTGTTTCGGGGGGAAGGGGTGCTGAATCTTTCCTACGAAATGTACCTTATCATCGGGCTTTTTTATGTGCTGGTATTAAATTTTGTGGTCTATCGTATTTTTGTGAGAAGAACCCGCCTGTAA
- a CDS encoding P1 family peptidase, protein MKEISLGEMEGIKIGHSQSKEGGTGCTVALFEKGAVAGVDVRGGAPGTRETDLLKSENLVDTLHGILLSGGSAYGLDAAAGVMAYLEEQNIGFDVGVGKVPIVPGAVLFDLPLGSPKVRPDKAMGYAAATVAAQNAGKTIPQGTVGAGTGAAVGKILGMDYAMKGGIGTYAVEVAGVKVGALVAVNGFGDVVENGEILAGVYDRKNQVFLRTEGVMVQGMYDKPFNGNTTIGLVVTNGKFSKPLMNKIASMAHNGYARALSPSHTMVDGDTIFAAATGAVEADPSLVGHLAALAMERAIHRGIKAATSLHGVPAYGDLNRF, encoded by the coding sequence ATGAAGGAAATTTCCTTAGGGGAAATGGAAGGGATCAAAATCGGTCATAGCCAAAGCAAAGAGGGGGGCACCGGCTGTACCGTGGCCTTGTTTGAAAAGGGGGCCGTGGCCGGGGTGGATGTTCGGGGCGGAGCTCCGGGAACCCGGGAAACGGATCTGTTAAAATCCGAAAACCTGGTGGATACCCTCCACGGAATCCTCCTTTCCGGGGGGAGCGCCTACGGCCTGGACGCCGCCGCGGGAGTGATGGCCTATCTGGAGGAGCAAAACATCGGTTTTGACGTGGGGGTGGGGAAAGTCCCCATCGTCCCCGGGGCGGTGCTCTTTGATCTGCCCCTGGGAAGTCCCAAGGTGCGACCGGACAAAGCCATGGGCTACGCCGCGGCTACCGTTGCGGCACAAAACGCTGGAAAAACCATACCCCAAGGCACCGTGGGGGCGGGCACCGGAGCTGCCGTAGGAAAGATCCTGGGCATGGACTATGCTATGAAGGGAGGCATCGGCACCTACGCCGTGGAAGTCGCCGGTGTGAAAGTCGGAGCCCTTGTGGCGGTCAACGGTTTCGGCGATGTGGTGGAGAACGGAGAAATCCTGGCAGGGGTCTATGATCGAAAGAATCAGGTGTTTCTCCGGACGGAAGGGGTGATGGTTCAGGGGATGTACGACAAACCCTTTAACGGCAATACCACCATCGGTCTTGTGGTCACCAACGGAAAGTTTTCCAAACCCCTAATGAATAAAATCGCCTCCATGGCCCACAACGGGTATGCCAGGGCCCTTTCTCCCAGTCATACCATGGTGGACGGGGACACCATCTTTGCCGCCGCCACGGGAGCCGTGGAAGCGGACCCCAGCCTGGTAGGTCACCTGGCAGCCCTGGCCATGGAACGGGCGATTCATCGGGGGATCAAAGCCGCCACATCCCTGCATGGGGTACCGGCCTATGGGGATCTGAATCGTTTCTGA
- a CDS encoding DegV family protein: MVSIITDSSCDLPKEVLKAYNIQVVPLKIIIDGVEYVELQDITAKEFGEKMTASGTLPKTSQPSPERFRDAFESALEKKSEKDAPEILCLTISSQLSGTYQSACLGKDLVKDNGNITVFDTLGGSIGHGLQVVKAAEMAATGVSLEEIIDALERHREEMNIFILLDTLENIVKGGRLGRVQGAVAGMLNIKILLEGVEGRVELLEKRRGRKKITERLFEIVDDRRGDFSQKVFGITHVNNEKDALVLKEEIIRRFEPQDVIIYEMGGTMGTYAGEGGMIISF; this comes from the coding sequence ATGGTTTCGATTATTACCGACAGTTCTTGTGATTTACCGAAGGAAGTATTAAAGGCATACAACATTCAGGTGGTACCCTTAAAAATTATCATCGACGGCGTGGAGTACGTGGAGCTTCAAGACATCACCGCTAAGGAGTTCGGGGAAAAGATGACGGCCTCGGGGACCCTTCCCAAGACCTCCCAGCCCTCTCCCGAGCGCTTTCGGGACGCCTTTGAGAGCGCCCTGGAGAAAAAGTCGGAAAAAGACGCTCCGGAAATTCTTTGCCTGACCATTTCCTCACAGCTCAGCGGCACCTATCAATCCGCCTGCTTGGGAAAGGATCTGGTAAAAGACAATGGGAACATTACAGTGTTCGACACCCTGGGGGGCTCCATCGGCCACGGACTGCAGGTGGTAAAGGCGGCGGAGATGGCCGCGACGGGGGTGTCCTTGGAAGAGATCATCGACGCCCTGGAAAGACACCGGGAGGAAATGAACATTTTCATCTTGCTGGACACCCTGGAAAACATCGTAAAAGGGGGGCGACTGGGACGAGTGCAGGGCGCCGTGGCGGGAATGTTGAATATTAAAATCCTTTTGGAGGGTGTCGAGGGAAGAGTGGAGCTGTTGGAAAAAAGGCGGGGCCGGAAAAAAATTACCGAGCGGCTCTTTGAAATCGTCGATGACCGGCGAGGGGATTTTTCCCAGAAGGTCTTTGGAATCACCCATGTCAACAATGAAAAGGATGCCCTGGTACTGAAAGAGGAAATCATCCGCCGCTTCGAACCCCAGGACGTGATCATTTATGAAATGGGCGGCACCATGGGGACCTATGCGGGAGAGGGGGGCATGATCATCTCCTTTTAG